One segment of Scyliorhinus torazame isolate Kashiwa2021f chromosome 14, sScyTor2.1, whole genome shotgun sequence DNA contains the following:
- the LOC140389256 gene encoding extracellular calcium-sensing receptor-like produces MVCTRRAKDNLPSVYEGGDIILGGIFTVHLDPNQDLPSFITNPTDADCKSFHLSNFRLMQTMIFAIEEINQSKTLLQNVKLGYKIYDDCSSPTIASKAALALVNGEQAVINYPRCKGSSDVAAIIGCDMSTASIAAARSVGSFGIPMISYFSTCSCLSNKQEYPTFFRTIPSDDYQSKLLAELVKSFGWNWIGTVRSNTDYGNFGMRAFIKEAERFGVCIAYSEVFYRTDPAEKVSKIVRVIKKATTTVVVGFLHPREMRLLLKEFLRQNVTGIQWIGSEGWVTEDIVSPEERARFLVGTIGLATRRTEIPGLRDYLLKIHPFIFPENIFVKQFWEAAFTCSFVADNRTEQINPAFQTRQCTGKERLEEIETAYLPAIMDGSSYHVYKAVYAVAHALDDMLSCKEGNGPFMNNTCAQISNFQPRQLLHYLHSVNFTDRTGKIVYFDENGDPVPAYELINLQMTLKGTVEVVNIGYYDGTAPLGQEFELNFGDIVWSSAENQIPHAICTEPCPPGTRKVNRKGQPICCFDCAECADGEISNTTGSADCLKCPLEYWSNQQKDRCVLKKIEFLSFGEILGYVLVALALVGVGFTLATAAIFFQYRETPIVRANNSELSFLLLLGLMLCFLCSLTFIGEPTGWSCMLRRTAFGIVFVLSISCILGKTILVVIAFKATLPSNNLMSWFGPMQQRLGVFVLTFLQALICTIWLSVSPPYPLKNMTYYRDVIILECDVGSLKAFYFVSCYIGLLSTVCFMLAFLARKLPDNFNDAKYITFSMLIFCAVWITFIPAYVSSPGKYTVAVEVFAIWASSFGLLVCIFAPKCYIILLKPEDNTKKNMMGK; encoded by the exons ATGGTCTGTACCCGCCGAGCGAAAGATAATTTACCCAGTGTATATGAGGGTGGCGATATCATCCTGGGCGGAATATTCACGGTGCATTTAGATCCGAATCAGGACCTCCCTTCCTTTATCACTAATCCAACAGATGCGGATTGCAAAAG TTTTCATTTGTCAAACTTTCGGTTGATGCAGACCATGATATTCGCTATTGAAGAAATAAACCAGAGCAAAACTCTACTTCAGAATGTCAAACTAGGATATAAGATCTACGATGACTGCTCGTCCCCCACTATTGCGTCAAAAGCAGCGCTCGCGTTGGTCAATGGAGAACAAGCGGTAATTAATTACCCTCGGTGCAAAGGTTCCTCCGACGTGGCAGCCATTATTGGTTGTGATATGTCCACGGCCTCCATTGCAGCAGCAAGATCAGTCGGCTCTTTCGGAATTCCGATG ATTAGTTACTTCTCTACCTGCTCCTGTCTCAGCAATAAACAAGAATATCCCACGTTTTTTAGAACGATACCAAGTGACGACTATCAGTCCAAACTTCTCGCCGAACTCGTGAAAAGTTTCGGCTGGAACTGGATTGGGACAGTTAGGAGCAACACCGATTACGGGAATTTTGGAATGCGGGCATTTATCAAAGAGGCCGAAAGATTTGGGGTTTGCATTGCATACTCTGAAGTGTTTTACCGGACCGACCCTGCAGAGAAGGTCAGCAAGATAGTGCGTGTGATCAAAAAGGCGACTACAACGGTGGTGGTCGGCTTCCTACATCCGCGAGAGATGCGACTGTTACTTAAGGAATTTTTGCGTCAAAATGTAACCGGGATCCAATGGATCGGAAGCGAAGGCTGGGTTACTGAAGATATAGTTTCACCAGAAGAGAGAGCGAGATTTCTGGTTGGGACAATTGGATTGGCCACCCGTAGGACAGAAATTCCCGGACTCAGAGATTATCTTCTTAAAATTCATCCCTTTATATTTCCTGAGAATATTTTCGTGAAGCAATTTTGGGAAGCTGCATTTACGTGCTCGTTCGTGGCCGATAATAGGACAGAGCAAATTAACCCTGCATTCCAAACGCGGCAATGCACAGGGAAGGAACGGTTGGAAGAAATAGAAACTGCCTATCTGCCAGCGATAATGGACGGAAGTTCCTATCACGTTTACAAAGCTGTCTATGCTGTCGCGCATGCTCTAGACGACATGCTTTCCTGCAAAGAAGGCAATGGACCCTTTATGAATAATACATGTGCTCAAATTTCCAATTTTCAGCCCCGGCAG TTACTCCATTATCTACACTCAGTAAATTTCACAGATCGGACCGGGAAAATCGTGTATTTCGATGAAAATGGTGATCCAGTCCCAGCGTATGAATTGATAAATTTGCAAATGACTTTGAAAGGTACAGTTGAAGTTGTAAACATTGGATATTATGATGGTACAGCTCCTTTAGGACAAGAATTCGAACTTAATTTCGGGGATATCGTGTGGAGCAGTGCTGAGAATCAG ATTCCACACGCCATTTGCACAGAACCCTGCCCACCTGGGACAAGAAAGGTTAACAGGAAAGGGCAACCAATCTGTTGTTTTGACTGCGCCGAATGCGCTGATGGCGAGATTAGCAACACCACAG GTTCCGCAGACTGCCTGAAGTGTCCTTTGGAGTACTGGTCCAATCAACAGAAAGATCGATGCGTCCTGAAGAAAATTGAATTTCTTTCCTTTGGAGAGATTTTGGGGTATGTGTTAGTGGCGCTTGCTTTAGTGGGAGTCGGTTTTACACTGGCCACAGCTGCCATATTTTTCCAGTATCGAGAAACACCTATCGTCAGAGCGAACAATTCCGAGTTAAGTTTCCTCCTTCTCCTCGGACTAATGCTTTGCTTCCTGTGCTCACTGACGTTCATTGGGGAGCCAACCGGATGGTCTTGCATGTTGCGCCGGACTGCGTTTGGTATTGTATTTGTTCTGTCTATTTCCTGTATTTTGGGTAAAACTATTCTCGTTGTTATAGCTTTTAAGGCGACACTCCCCAGTAACAATTTGATGAGCTGGTTTGGACCAATGCAACAGAGATTAGGCGTGTTCGTCCTTACATTTCTTCAAGCTTTGATTTGTACTATCTGGTTATCTGTATCACCCCCCTATCCACTGAAAAACATGACTTATTATAGAGATGTCATTATTTTGGAATGTGACGTGGGTTCTTTAAAAGCCTTTTATTTTGTGTCGTGCTATATTGGCCTTCTATCCACTGTATGTTTTATGCTTGCTTTTCTTGCCCGGAAACTTCCAGATAACTTCAACGACGCGAAGTATATCACCTTCAGTATGCTGATCTTCTGTGCTGTTTGGATAACTTTTATCCCAGCTTATGTAAGCTCTCCTGGAAAGTACACTGTGGCTGTAGAAGTATTTGCCATCTGGGCATCAAGCTTTGGTTTGCTTGTCTGTATTTTCGCTCCTAAATGTTACATTATCTTGCTGAAACCGGAGGATAATACAAAGAAAAATATGATGGGAAAGTGA